In Rahnella aquatilis CIP 78.65 = ATCC 33071, one DNA window encodes the following:
- a CDS encoding Cox family DNA-binding protein, which produces MNTKAKTSDQSNDDELLGESGDIVKRKPVSLSEKPGNLLSKEGFALYVGKTPAAIVAMAKAGKLPAFYMADPLKPGGHAELWISRKEWDKFADQLVEDAPAEWHGWKDRISASKPCRGRGRAA; this is translated from the coding sequence ATGAATACGAAAGCTAAAACATCAGACCAGTCGAATGATGACGAACTTTTAGGGGAAAGCGGCGATATCGTTAAGCGTAAACCTGTCAGTTTGTCTGAGAAACCGGGCAATCTTCTTTCAAAAGAAGGATTCGCTCTGTATGTAGGTAAAACTCCGGCGGCGATCGTAGCGATGGCAAAAGCTGGAAAACTCCCAGCTTTTTACATGGCTGATCCTCTAAAGCCCGGAGGACATGCAGAGTTATGGATTAGCCGTAAAGAGTGGGACAAGTTTGCTGATCAGCTTGTTGAAGATGCACCGGCAGAGTGGCACGGATGGAAAGACCGTATTAGTGCAAGTAAGCCTTGCCGTGGACGCGGCCGTGCAGCATAG
- a CDS encoding phage integrase — translation MSIKKLDDGRYEVDVRPQGSEGRRIRRKFNTKGEAQIYERHVLVNYHNKEWLEKPADRRKLTDLLELWWLYHGKHHNRGLIEKGRLSAIMIKFAEIGVTRADQITKKAITDYRVKMMNEGLKPASVNRHQAIFSGMFTKLIDANEYHSEHPFRGVKKLKEAEPEMAFLSTEEITQLLDMLEGDNRNAVLLCLATGGRWSEVADLKAEHIINCMLTFMKTKNGRRRTIPLSEGLVKMVKKRSTGKLFTPNYDTVRNTLRTMKPDLPAGQAVHVLRHTFATHFMMNGGNIITLQRILGHSTVQQTMVYAHFAPDFLQDAVSLNPLNGVSI, via the coding sequence ATGTCAATTAAGAAGCTCGATGATGGTCGATATGAAGTGGACGTAAGGCCGCAGGGTTCCGAGGGAAGAAGAATCCGGCGTAAATTTAATACGAAAGGTGAGGCTCAGATTTATGAGCGTCATGTGCTGGTTAACTACCATAATAAAGAGTGGTTAGAAAAACCGGCAGACCGCCGCAAACTGACTGATTTGCTGGAATTGTGGTGGCTATACCACGGTAAGCACCATAACCGTGGTCTGATAGAAAAAGGCAGGCTTTCAGCAATCATGATTAAGTTTGCTGAAATCGGGGTGACCAGAGCAGACCAGATAACCAAGAAAGCTATAACGGATTATCGGGTCAAGATGATGAATGAAGGCTTGAAGCCAGCCAGTGTGAACCGTCATCAGGCTATATTCAGCGGCATGTTTACCAAGCTGATTGATGCCAATGAATATCACAGCGAGCATCCTTTCAGAGGCGTGAAAAAGCTTAAAGAGGCTGAGCCAGAAATGGCGTTTCTTTCCACGGAAGAAATCACGCAGTTGCTCGATATGCTGGAAGGAGACAACCGCAACGCTGTGCTGCTTTGTCTGGCCACCGGTGGTCGCTGGAGTGAAGTTGCAGATCTTAAAGCTGAGCACATTATTAACTGCATGCTGACATTCATGAAAACAAAGAATGGTAGACGCAGAACAATACCGCTGTCTGAGGGCTTGGTTAAAATGGTGAAAAAACGTAGTACCGGGAAACTGTTTACGCCCAATTACGACACGGTGCGAAACACACTGCGAACTATGAAGCCAGACCTACCCGCCGGACAGGCTGTCCATGTACTGCGGCACACATTCGCCACGCATTTTATGATGAATGGAGGTAATATTATTACACTACAGCGAATTTTAGGGCATTCCACCGTACAACAGACCATGGTTTATGCGCACTTTGCACCGGACTTTTTGCAGGATGCAGTCTCATTAAACCCACTTAACGGAGTGTCCATATAA
- a CDS encoding TraR/DksA family transcriptional regulator, translated as MPDLMDSVQERNLEILTHQVAAHRIHSNGVSASVCEDCDQPIPAARRAAFPGVVRCVPCQEITEQQKKHFRS; from the coding sequence ATGCCAGATTTAATGGATTCCGTGCAGGAAAGAAATCTCGAAATTTTGACTCATCAGGTAGCTGCACATCGTATTCATAGCAATGGGGTATCGGCCTCAGTCTGTGAAGACTGCGACCAGCCAATCCCTGCGGCGCGGCGCGCTGCATTTCCCGGTGTCGTGCGTTGTGTGCCATGCCAAGAAATCACCGAACAACAGAAAAAACATTTCAGGAGCTAA
- a CDS encoding GPO family capsid scaffolding protein, giving the protein MAKKVSKWFRIGVEGDTCDGRNIEASDIQQMAAAFDPRVYGCRINLEHIRGLLPSGDFKRLGDVVELKGEKIDDDSALKGKWALFAKITPTDELAAMVKAGQKIYTSMEIRPNFANTGKAYLVGLAVTDDPASLGTEMLEFSARAKVNPFAGKKDQPDDLFSVATIAELDFEDLPDNLLTNLTEKIKGMFSTKQTSDDARFSDVQGAITVVAEELQTAGETTAKRFSELEQEITALKGQVKTSDEALSSLKTSLDSTESFKQPKRPVSPGGNGESTFLTNC; this is encoded by the coding sequence ATGGCAAAGAAAGTATCGAAATGGTTTCGAATCGGCGTTGAGGGTGATACCTGCGACGGCCGCAATATTGAGGCAAGCGACATTCAGCAAATGGCCGCAGCGTTTGATCCGCGCGTCTATGGTTGCCGCATCAATCTGGAGCACATCAGAGGCTTATTACCCAGCGGTGACTTTAAGCGCCTCGGTGATGTCGTCGAACTGAAAGGCGAGAAAATTGATGATGATTCAGCCCTGAAAGGTAAGTGGGCACTGTTTGCCAAAATCACCCCGACTGACGAGCTGGCCGCAATGGTCAAAGCAGGGCAGAAAATTTATACCTCCATGGAAATTCGCCCGAATTTCGCCAACACCGGTAAAGCCTATCTGGTCGGTCTGGCCGTGACTGATGACCCCGCCAGCCTTGGAACGGAAATGCTCGAATTCAGCGCCCGCGCTAAGGTCAACCCGTTCGCCGGTAAGAAAGACCAGCCGGATGATTTGTTCTCCGTGGCCACCATTGCCGAGCTGGATTTCGAAGACCTGCCCGACAACCTGCTTACCAACCTGACTGAAAAGATCAAAGGGATGTTCAGCACTAAACAGACCAGCGATGACGCCCGTTTTTCTGACGTGCAGGGCGCGATCACTGTCGTGGCAGAAGAATTACAAACCGCCGGTGAAACCACCGCAAAACGCTTCTCTGAACTGGAGCAGGAAATTACCGCGCTGAAAGGGCAGGTGAAAACCAGCGATGAGGCGCTTAGCTCGTTAAAAACCTCCCTCGACAGCACCGAAAGTTTCAAACAACCGAAACGTCCGGTCTCTCCGGGTGGCAACGGTGAAAGCACCTTTTTGACGAACTGCTAA
- a CDS encoding HAD-IA family hydrolase, with protein MTDQVDAILFDLDNTLINTQALKNYRENSLRGDFTQGLLDLTKIYPKTRSILDSLAQRNIPLGVVTNSPKRYALKLLEHYDLTNYFKVIITYDDVKNGGAKPSPIGINLALAQLGLSSKNNILFIGDEENDVNASYAAGVKPIAPAWASKEFIGQVPAAMLSTSLLLSEIQKFSNINLIADRCANENSFEIEKKQLYFIPMTIDGQIGAIKKDDIDIICLGRYFSQGSELTARIHDMHPLSKEIYKKELSNTYVIPEYWVRLLNHFVEKTPAYIFNNTSDFHIVTVIPSKKSKNPRLENMLNRISRISKSTAKFIPDLFEFQENAKSLKTLGRKENRQHEIGQNLRIKDKYSTLIGNAKILIIDDVVTTGATFEGAFNLLSSYRPERILGICLAKTVSVSAELKFCPDCGRRMKLRTNHKDDTHFWGCTGFHETPQCKHTENMRIKECPSCGGNMYQKRNKKGELFLTCEEYYTVRNCRYTEDIL; from the coding sequence ATGACGGATCAGGTTGATGCTATTTTATTCGATTTAGACAACACACTCATAAACACTCAAGCCCTAAAGAACTATAGAGAAAATAGTTTGCGAGGCGATTTTACACAAGGACTTCTAGATTTAACAAAGATCTATCCAAAGACAAGAAGCATTCTGGACAGTCTCGCGCAAAGGAACATTCCATTAGGGGTAGTCACTAACTCTCCAAAAAGATACGCACTAAAACTGTTAGAACACTATGATCTGACTAATTATTTTAAAGTTATAATTACCTATGATGACGTTAAAAATGGCGGAGCAAAACCCTCTCCTATAGGTATTAATCTAGCATTAGCTCAACTGGGGCTAAGCTCTAAAAACAATATTCTTTTTATTGGTGATGAAGAAAATGATGTAAATGCTTCATATGCTGCAGGAGTCAAACCTATTGCCCCAGCTTGGGCATCAAAGGAATTCATTGGGCAAGTACCTGCTGCGATGTTAAGCACCAGTCTGCTACTTAGTGAAATACAAAAATTTAGTAATATAAACCTCATAGCTGACAGATGTGCAAATGAAAACAGTTTTGAAATAGAGAAGAAGCAACTTTATTTCATACCCATGACAATTGACGGGCAAATTGGTGCTATTAAAAAAGATGATATCGACATCATATGTTTAGGAAGGTATTTCAGCCAAGGAAGTGAGTTAACCGCTAGAATACATGACATGCATCCACTGTCTAAAGAAATTTACAAGAAAGAGTTATCGAACACATATGTAATCCCCGAGTACTGGGTTAGACTATTGAATCATTTTGTAGAAAAAACCCCAGCATATATTTTTAATAACACTAGCGATTTTCATATTGTTACAGTTATACCATCAAAGAAATCTAAAAACCCTCGCCTTGAAAATATGCTAAATAGGATTTCGAGGATATCAAAATCCACAGCAAAATTCATTCCTGATCTTTTCGAATTTCAAGAAAATGCGAAGAGTTTAAAAACTTTAGGTAGAAAGGAAAATAGGCAGCATGAGATAGGCCAGAACCTTCGAATTAAAGATAAATACTCTACATTGATTGGCAATGCCAAAATACTTATTATTGACGATGTTGTTACAACTGGCGCAACCTTTGAGGGGGCATTTAATCTACTAAGTAGCTATCGCCCTGAACGTATTTTAGGGATTTGTTTAGCTAAAACCGTGAGTGTTTCGGCAGAGTTAAAATTTTGCCCGGATTGCGGAAGACGAATGAAATTACGCACGAATCACAAAGACGACACTCACTTCTGGGGGTGTACCGGATTTCATGAAACCCCTCAATGTAAACACACAGAGAACATGAGGATTAAAGAATGTCCATCTTGTGGTGGAAACATGTACCAAAAGAGAAACAAGAAGGGAGAACTTTTCCTGACATGTGAAGAGTACTATACTGTGAGAAATTGTCGATATACAGAGGATATCTTGTGA
- a CDS encoding replication endonuclease yields MNARGRIAPSPPPKLIKADKVPFVGAYPWNAPRPAISKERPLTRDEFHQGQDALRKIHALPFFLSGVFSGRYEYLKENSGLLAAHRYLINVFMPRIWPRIEVVQAKYALALSGRANEIFTDEAESYRQLAGMNDKALKRLAMQISSRLFTEYEEQSDRLLSQHNGVQAKLFTDSAQQKIYGEVAGAARVFNITPMHWQKYCKRKLDMRSAFSSIARLVNDEWWIRQLKAQRTQWRESLLIAVGEVSLQKSGYASKQAIRDVRARRLANMEYLKSCDLENIETGERIDLIDKVMGSISNPEIRRMELMSTIAGIEKYASEVGHVGMFLTITTPSKYHPTRMVGKKTDRRVNFNHKWDEEAFSPKDGQHYLVKIWGKMRTAFKDNGIKVYGMRVVEPHHDATPHWHMMLFCDKAHRQPAVDIMRRYALQEDGDERGAQAQRFECKHLNKGGAAGYIAKYIAKNIDGYALEGEIDHETGRSLSETAAAVTAWASTWRIPQFKSIGVPTMGAYRELRRLPRGVSIASEFDELVEATRAAADGGDFAAYISAQGGANVPRDEQTVRTARQVIDELNEYDEEIQKIIGVYAPHLGTDLIHETRTTKWRIVAKSVEVAVHPLNLISASGAPRSPVNNCGKVERESGQLIIPISSEYTAAVLKLIEEGSIGWDDTDVVMVLRDAIRRRLPTVKHLQQSYNPSKARKLAPSSRLTREERTRFVRIFLDLVKIGIHPSNWQLDVLARGATMLINGKEISYPIIDFKTQTLQQGFL; encoded by the coding sequence ATGAATGCGAGAGGGCGTATCGCGCCCTCGCCACCACCTAAACTAATAAAAGCCGACAAGGTTCCTTTTGTCGGCGCATACCCTTGGAACGCTCCCCGTCCTGCAATCTCAAAAGAAAGACCTCTTACCCGTGATGAATTCCATCAGGGGCAAGATGCCTTACGCAAGATCCACGCGCTGCCATTTTTTCTAAGTGGCGTTTTCTCTGGCCGGTATGAATACCTTAAAGAAAACTCAGGGTTGCTGGCTGCACATCGTTACCTCATCAATGTTTTTATGCCCCGAATTTGGCCACGTATAGAGGTTGTACAGGCTAAATATGCGTTGGCCTTAAGTGGCAGAGCTAATGAAATTTTTACTGATGAGGCTGAGAGTTATCGCCAGTTAGCTGGAATGAATGATAAAGCGCTAAAACGTCTTGCAATGCAAATTTCATCCCGGCTGTTCACTGAATATGAAGAGCAGAGCGATCGGCTTCTTAGTCAGCACAACGGGGTTCAAGCCAAGTTATTCACCGATAGCGCACAGCAGAAAATTTATGGTGAGGTTGCCGGTGCTGCCCGCGTTTTTAATATCACTCCAATGCACTGGCAAAAATACTGTAAACGCAAACTGGATATGCGCTCAGCGTTCTCCAGCATCGCGCGGTTGGTAAATGATGAGTGGTGGATTCGACAGTTAAAAGCGCAGCGCACTCAATGGCGCGAATCTCTCCTGATTGCTGTTGGCGAGGTTAGTCTGCAAAAGTCTGGCTATGCCAGCAAACAGGCTATCCGGGATGTTCGGGCGCGCCGCTTAGCAAACATGGAATATCTGAAATCCTGTGATTTAGAAAACATCGAAACAGGGGAACGTATAGATCTCATCGATAAGGTTATGGGGAGTATTTCTAACCCTGAAATCCGTCGTATGGAGTTGATGAGCACTATTGCAGGAATTGAAAAATATGCCTCAGAAGTTGGTCATGTTGGCATGTTCCTCACGATAACCACTCCCTCAAAATACCATCCAACACGCATGGTCGGGAAAAAGACTGATCGCCGCGTTAATTTCAATCATAAGTGGGATGAAGAGGCGTTTTCACCAAAGGATGGCCAGCACTATCTGGTGAAAATATGGGGCAAGATGCGTACAGCATTCAAAGATAACGGCATCAAGGTATACGGAATGCGCGTAGTTGAGCCTCACCACGACGCTACACCTCACTGGCATATGATGTTGTTTTGCGATAAAGCTCACCGTCAGCCTGCCGTTGACATCATGCGCCGCTATGCACTCCAAGAAGATGGTGATGAACGGGGGGCACAAGCTCAGCGTTTTGAGTGTAAGCATTTAAATAAAGGCGGGGCGGCAGGCTATATCGCTAAATACATAGCCAAGAATATTGATGGTTATGCTCTGGAAGGTGAGATAGACCATGAGACTGGCCGATCATTGTCAGAGACTGCCGCAGCCGTTACTGCATGGGCTTCTACGTGGCGCATCCCGCAATTTAAATCAATCGGTGTACCAACAATGGGAGCCTATCGTGAGCTGCGCAGGTTGCCGCGTGGCGTGAGTATCGCAAGCGAGTTTGACGAACTTGTCGAAGCTACAAGAGCAGCAGCCGACGGTGGCGACTTCGCCGCATATATTTCTGCGCAGGGTGGGGCGAATGTCCCTCGCGACGAGCAAACGGTAAGAACCGCCCGCCAAGTGATTGATGAATTAAACGAGTACGACGAAGAGATCCAGAAAATCATCGGCGTTTATGCCCCTCATCTTGGCACTGACCTCATCCACGAAACACGCACAACAAAATGGCGCATTGTCGCCAAGTCTGTTGAAGTTGCCGTTCATCCTTTGAATTTAATAAGCGCCTCCGGCGCGCCTCGGAGTCCTGTCAATAACTGTGGGAAGGTTGAGAGAGAATCAGGACAGTTAATAATTCCGATATCTTCGGAGTATACCGCAGCGGTCTTGAAGTTAATTGAAGAGGGGAGTATTGGGTGGGACGACACAGACGTCGTTATGGTGTTGAGAGACGCTATAAGGAGGCGATTACCGACGGTTAAACATCTACAGCAAAGCTATAACCCTTCAAAAGCTCGAAAGCTAGCACCCTCTTCGAGACTAACGAGGGAAGAGCGAACAAGATTCGTAAGGATATTCCTTGATTTGGTGAAAATAGGTATCCACCCATCAAATTGGCAATTAGATGTGCTGGCGCGTGGGGCCACGATGCTAATTAATGGGAAGGAAATATCTTATCCTATTATAGATTTCAAAACCCAAACCCTTCAGCAGGGGTTTCTTTAA
- a CDS encoding phage major capsid protein, P2 family, giving the protein MRKNTRFKFNAYLSRLAELNGVDVEDLSKKFSVEPSVTQTLITTVQESSEFLSRINMVPVDEQEGEKIGLGVTGSIASTTDTDGGSERKTADFQALASRKYKCEQVNFDFHIRYNTLDLWARYQDFQTRLRDAIAKRQALDYIMAGFNGVSRAETSDRSKFQMLQDVAVGWLQKLRNEAAERVMDKITDDTGAVVSDTVRIGVKGDFENIDAAVMNATDFLLDAWHSEDPGLVVICGRKMLSDKYFPLINKSQENSEKLAGDIIVSQKRIGNLPAVRVPYFPDNALLITRLDNLSIYIMDSSHRRHIEEVARRDRIENYESLKIDFVIEDYGCAAMIENIELGDFIPEKNEPASSPVTETQPETEA; this is encoded by the coding sequence ATGCGTAAGAACACCCGTTTTAAATTTAATGCCTACCTGTCCCGTCTGGCCGAGCTGAACGGCGTCGATGTGGAGGATTTGAGTAAAAAATTCAGCGTTGAACCTTCCGTCACGCAGACCCTTATCACTACCGTGCAGGAGTCCTCAGAATTTCTGAGCCGCATCAACATGGTGCCGGTGGACGAACAGGAAGGTGAAAAAATCGGCCTTGGCGTGACCGGCTCTATTGCCAGTACCACGGATACCGACGGCGGCAGCGAGCGTAAAACCGCAGATTTTCAGGCGCTGGCTTCACGCAAATATAAGTGTGAACAGGTCAATTTTGATTTCCATATCCGTTACAACACCCTCGATTTGTGGGCGCGTTATCAGGACTTCCAGACCCGTCTGCGCGATGCAATCGCTAAACGTCAGGCACTGGATTACATCATGGCCGGTTTCAACGGCGTAAGCCGCGCGGAAACGTCTGACCGCAGCAAGTTCCAGATGTTGCAGGACGTGGCTGTCGGCTGGCTGCAAAAGCTGCGTAACGAAGCCGCCGAGCGCGTGATGGATAAAATCACCGACGACACCGGCGCGGTGGTTTCCGACACCGTGCGCATTGGCGTGAAGGGTGATTTTGAGAATATCGACGCGGCGGTCATGAACGCCACCGATTTTCTGCTGGATGCGTGGCATTCAGAAGACCCCGGACTGGTAGTGATTTGCGGCCGCAAAATGCTTTCCGATAAGTATTTCCCGCTGATTAACAAGTCGCAGGAAAACAGCGAAAAACTGGCCGGTGACATTATTGTCAGCCAGAAACGCATCGGTAATTTGCCTGCGGTGCGTGTGCCTTATTTCCCGGACAATGCCCTGCTGATCACCCGTCTGGATAACCTGTCTATCTACATCATGGACAGCTCACACCGCCGTCATATCGAAGAAGTAGCGCGCCGTGACCGCATCGAAAACTACGAGTCCCTGAAAATTGACTTTGTGATCGAAGACTACGGCTGCGCGGCGATGATTGAAAACATCGAGCTCGGCGATTTCATCCCTGAAAAAAACGAACCGGCCTCATCACCGGTGACTGAAACCCAACCTGAAACCGAGGCGTAA
- a CDS encoding DUF5405 family protein, whose protein sequence is MIRISVGDNWVVTSDCYQFILNKKKTVLSGDKKGQEYLEATAYYAKIDQLVKGLLHFHIRDSDVRTLAKLADEIANIGDLCRVAFNVTQSGK, encoded by the coding sequence ATGATTCGAATTTCTGTCGGTGACAATTGGGTTGTGACGAGCGACTGCTACCAGTTCATTCTCAACAAAAAGAAAACTGTTCTTTCTGGCGATAAGAAAGGGCAGGAATATTTAGAAGCCACTGCTTACTACGCCAAGATTGACCAGTTGGTGAAAGGATTACTGCACTTTCATATCAGAGATTCTGATGTCCGTACCCTTGCGAAACTGGCTGATGAAATAGCGAATATTGGAGATCTTTGCCGGGTTGCTTTTAACGTGACGCAGTCCGGTAAATAA
- a CDS encoding phage portal protein, translating to MTRKKNRINKKLTPQSDAQKSEIFRFDEPATVMDRRDILNYLECLSNGKWYEPPVTFSGLAKSFRAAVHHSSPMYVKRNILASTFIPHPLLSQQQFSRYALDYIVFGNAFIEKRLSVTGQLLKLEASPAKYTRRGVEENVYWFVENYITPHAFGQGSVFHLQEPDINQELYGLPEYLSALNSAWLNESATLYRRKYFLNGAHAGYVMYVTDPAQNSQDVTALRDMMTKSKGSGNFKNIFYHAPGGKSDAIKIIPLSEVATKDDFFNIKNATRDDLLSAHRVPPQMMGIIPNNTGGFGDVEKAAKVFVRNELVPLQERMKEINEWVGKEVVRFTDYEL from the coding sequence ATGACCCGTAAAAAAAACCGCATCAATAAAAAACTGACGCCGCAATCCGACGCCCAGAAAAGTGAGATTTTCCGCTTTGACGAACCGGCCACGGTGATGGATCGCCGCGATATTCTTAATTATCTGGAATGCCTCAGCAACGGGAAATGGTACGAGCCGCCGGTCACTTTCTCCGGGCTGGCTAAAAGCTTCCGCGCCGCCGTTCACCACAGTTCGCCGATGTACGTTAAGCGTAATATTCTGGCGAGTACGTTCATCCCTCACCCACTGCTTTCTCAGCAGCAATTCAGCCGCTACGCGCTGGACTACATTGTTTTTGGTAATGCGTTCATCGAAAAACGCCTGAGCGTGACCGGCCAGCTTCTCAAACTGGAGGCATCACCGGCCAAGTACACGCGCCGGGGTGTTGAGGAAAATGTTTACTGGTTCGTGGAGAATTACATAACCCCTCACGCCTTTGGTCAGGGAAGCGTATTTCATTTGCAAGAACCGGACATTAATCAGGAACTGTACGGCCTGCCGGAATACCTCAGCGCATTAAATAGTGCGTGGCTCAATGAGTCAGCGACGCTGTACCGTCGGAAATATTTCCTCAACGGCGCACACGCGGGCTATGTCATGTACGTAACTGACCCGGCGCAAAACTCGCAGGACGTGACCGCACTGCGCGACATGATGACCAAATCCAAAGGGTCAGGGAATTTTAAAAATATTTTCTACCACGCTCCCGGCGGAAAATCAGATGCGATCAAAATAATTCCCCTCAGCGAAGTGGCGACCAAGGATGATTTCTTTAACATCAAGAACGCGACACGCGACGATCTGCTTAGCGCGCACCGGGTGCCACCACAGATGATGGGCATTATCCCAAATAACACCGGCGGCTTTGGTGATGTTGAGAAAGCAGCAAAGGTATTTGTGCGTAACGAGCTGGTTCCGTTGCAGGAGCGCATGAAGGAGATAAACGAGTGGGTTGGAAAGGAGGTGGTCAGGTTTACTGATTACGAACTCTGA
- a CDS encoding DUF2732 domain-containing protein yields MSLTVGQEMRNKADSEATNWMLNQARNQAKADAAITFSSHLDSLISHAIQEQLDRVEILELLGQESIRFHNEGLENKEVM; encoded by the coding sequence ATGAGCTTAACAGTTGGTCAGGAAATGAGAAATAAAGCAGACAGCGAAGCAACGAATTGGATGTTAAATCAGGCACGAAATCAGGCTAAGGCTGATGCAGCAATCACCTTTTCCTCGCATCTGGATTCGCTAATTAGTCACGCGATTCAAGAGCAATTAGACAGGGTTGAAATTCTTGAATTACTCGGACAAGAGTCCATCCGTTTTCACAACGAAGGTTTAGAAAATAAAGAGGTGATGTAA
- a CDS encoding DNA-processing protein DprA yields MSFVSINTKKLLAISQLKGVGEKSLSSLANLEHFDDMSISDITEKSLNKKYSANEIDSAVSFAEDQIHKSDTQKHRIISFFDKEYPHSLRLIETPSPILFCAGNLEALNEKCITVIGTREPTGHGEIIAKNLTKWFSENGWNIVSGLAIGVDSLAHQACIDVQGKTIAVLAHGLETIYPKSNRKLAEDILAQNGTLVSEYHYDSFIARSNFVKRDAVQAALASAVFLVQSGVPGGSLHASKAALDLNRPLIVVGQSKTDLINNESKCKANILLSGNNLNEIKKALKINSFDKNLIIAMPNKSYYKKVDDVLQNYLFTVKETPAEGFGF; encoded by the coding sequence GTGAGTTTTGTCTCTATAAACACAAAAAAGCTTTTAGCAATTAGCCAATTAAAAGGTGTCGGAGAAAAGTCACTTTCTTCTTTGGCTAATCTAGAACACTTTGATGATATGAGTATTAGTGACATTACAGAGAAGTCCTTAAACAAAAAATATTCAGCAAATGAAATCGATTCAGCGGTTTCTTTTGCTGAAGATCAGATTCATAAATCTGACACACAGAAACACAGGATAATCTCTTTTTTTGACAAGGAATATCCTCATTCTCTGAGACTCATAGAAACCCCGTCGCCGATACTTTTCTGTGCAGGTAATTTAGAAGCGCTTAACGAAAAATGCATTACTGTAATTGGTACTCGCGAACCAACTGGACACGGGGAGATCATCGCAAAAAACCTTACAAAATGGTTTTCTGAAAATGGTTGGAATATAGTCAGCGGTTTAGCAATTGGTGTTGACTCGCTTGCACATCAGGCCTGTATCGATGTGCAAGGAAAAACAATTGCTGTATTAGCTCACGGCCTGGAAACTATTTACCCTAAAAGTAATAGAAAGCTTGCTGAGGATATTTTAGCTCAAAATGGTACGCTCGTTAGTGAATATCACTATGATTCTTTCATAGCAAGATCTAACTTTGTAAAAAGAGATGCCGTACAAGCTGCGCTAGCGTCTGCTGTTTTTCTCGTTCAAAGTGGTGTACCCGGCGGTAGCTTGCACGCATCAAAAGCTGCTTTGGATTTAAACAGACCTTTAATCGTCGTTGGCCAGTCAAAAACAGATTTGATTAATAATGAATCCAAATGCAAAGCTAATATATTATTGTCTGGTAACAATCTAAATGAGATTAAAAAAGCTTTAAAAATAAACTCGTTCGACAAAAACCTAATAATAGCAATGCCGAATAAATCATACTATAAAAAAGTAGATGATGTTTTACAAAATTACCTTTTTACTGTTAAAGAAACCCCTGCTGAAGGGTTTGGGTTTTGA
- a CDS encoding helix-turn-helix transcriptional regulator has protein sequence MSTEQSEKLKLIRESERLKVKEAAELVGLNYVTYHGYESGKSKMSMEAGMKFFKHPRFRKYRDWFMFDETDPASGQIAPALAHFGPENPTSSHSDQKTG, from the coding sequence ATGTCAACTGAACAGTCAGAGAAGCTAAAGCTGATCCGTGAGTCTGAACGACTAAAAGTTAAGGAAGCCGCTGAATTAGTTGGATTAAATTATGTGACTTACCATGGCTATGAATCTGGCAAGTCGAAAATGTCTATGGAAGCGGGGATGAAGTTCTTTAAACACCCGCGTTTTCGCAAGTATCGCGATTGGTTCATGTTTGACGAAACCGACCCAGCTTCCGGCCAAATTGCGCCGGCACTCGCACACTTTGGGCCAGAAAATCCAACCTCATCCCACTCAGACCAAAAGACTGGCTGA